A single region of the Lactobacillus isalae genome encodes:
- a CDS encoding D-alanine--D-alanine ligase family protein, whose protein sequence is MTDKIKVGLIFGGNSSEYEVSIMSAHNIYEEIDTNKFDVYPMWITNDGYLADDADSRKVLDNPKMEVANPHKVANISNIVELKDRPEIDVFFPIVHGNLGEDGCLQGLFRVLDKPFVGDDVLAAAVTMDKEMTKILAQRAGVPVAKWIAVKRFEYNDPDNKKLDYEYVASQLGSDLFVKPSNQGSSVGVSHVTNEKEYKIALAEAFKYDDKVLVEETVHGTEVETAVLGNDKPIVAGVGQIINAKDSFYTYENKYDDDSTSTLEIPAKLPEEIVEKVRKNALKVFQATECSGLARIDSMLRKEDNEVVLTEVNALPGFTNISMYPKLFEEVGIPYTDLITKLIDYAMERYDHKKTLLHKHD, encoded by the coding sequence ATGACTGACAAAATTAAGGTAGGTTTGATCTTCGGTGGAAATTCTTCAGAATATGAAGTTTCTATCATGTCTGCCCACAACATTTATGAAGAAATTGATACTAATAAATTTGATGTTTACCCAATGTGGATCACTAATGACGGCTATTTAGCTGATGACGCAGATTCACGCAAAGTGTTAGATAATCCTAAGATGGAAGTTGCTAATCCTCATAAAGTAGCTAATATTTCTAACATTGTTGAATTAAAAGACCGTCCTGAAATTGACGTATTTTTCCCAATTGTACACGGAAACTTAGGTGAAGATGGATGTCTACAAGGGTTATTTAGAGTTTTAGATAAGCCCTTTGTTGGGGATGACGTTTTAGCAGCTGCTGTAACGATGGATAAGGAAATGACTAAGATTCTTGCTCAACGTGCTGGTGTTCCTGTTGCAAAGTGGATTGCAGTTAAGCGTTTTGAATATAACGATCCAGATAACAAGAAGTTAGATTACGAATATGTGGCTAGTCAATTAGGCTCTGACTTGTTTGTTAAGCCATCAAATCAAGGCTCTTCTGTTGGTGTAAGTCATGTTACTAACGAAAAGGAATACAAGATTGCTTTAGCTGAAGCCTTCAAATATGATGACAAGGTTTTAGTTGAAGAAACAGTTCACGGCACTGAAGTAGAAACTGCTGTTTTAGGTAATGATAAGCCAATCGTTGCTGGTGTTGGTCAAATTATTAATGCTAAAGATTCATTCTATACTTATGAAAACAAGTATGACGATGATTCAACTTCAACTTTAGAAATTCCTGCAAAGCTTCCTGAAGAAATTGTTGAAAAAGTTAGAAAGAATGCCTTGAAAGTGTTCCAAGCAACTGAATGTAGTGGGTTGGCACGAATCGATTCAATGCTTCGTAAAGAAGATAATGAAGTTGTGTTAACAGAAGTTAATGCTCTTCCAGGCTTCACTAACATTAGTATGTATCCTAAGTTATTT